A single window of Solanum dulcamara chromosome 5, daSolDulc1.2, whole genome shotgun sequence DNA harbors:
- the LOC129890545 gene encoding uncharacterized protein LOC129890545, with translation MGTETLCWVIWRSLIDYKTLGTIGVLGFEEVRHTISRMRRGRAIGPDKILVDFWKSTHKKGVEWLTRLFNTMLKITKMPDEWRSSTMVPLYKNKGYIQNCNNYRGRLTTEAIHLMRRLMDKYRERKKDLHMVFIDLEKAYAKVLRDVLWRCLEAKGILMVYIRAIKDMYDGAKTRVQTVREYSELFPMEMGYIRD, from the exons ATGGGGACAGAGACATTATGTTGGGTGATTTGGCGCAGTCTGATAGACTACAAGACTTTGGGTACTATAGGTGTATTAGGGTTTGAGGAGGTTAGACACACTATTAGTAGGATGAGAAGGGGAAGAGCTATTGGTCCAGATAAGATCCTGGTGGATTTTTGGAAGAGCACACACAAGAAAGGTGtagagtggttgactaggttgttCAATACTATGCTTAAGATAACAAAAATGCCTGATGAATGGAGGTCGAGTACAATGGTTCctttgtacaagaacaagggctATATCCAAAACTGTAATAACTACAGGG GACGTTTGACTACTGAAGCAATCCACCTTATGCgaagattgatggacaaatatagGGAAAGGAAGAAGGATcttcatatggtgttcattgaccttgaaaaggcGTATGCCAAAGTCCTAAGAGATGTTCTCTGGAGGTGTTTAGAGGCTAAGGGTATCCTGATGGTGTATATTAGAgcgataaaggacatgtatgatggagctaagactCGGGTGCAAACAGTGAGAGAATACTCGGAGCTCTTCCCAATGGAGATGGGTTACATAAGGGATTAG